One window of Ailuropoda melanoleuca isolate Jingjing chromosome 3, ASM200744v2, whole genome shotgun sequence genomic DNA carries:
- the TRIM52 gene encoding LOW QUALITY PROTEIN: E3 ubiquitin-protein ligase TRIM52 (The sequence of the model RefSeq protein was modified relative to this genomic sequence to represent the inferred CDS: deleted 1 base in 1 codon), producing the protein MAGYATTPNPVQTLQEEAVCAICLDYFKDPVSIGCGHNFCRGCVTQLWGKEEEEDREEEEDEWEEDEDADVEGAISGWDNSIREVLYQGNADEEVFQDQEDDELWVGDGGVRNWDNMDYAWDQEEEEEEDWDCYLGGLRHDLRIDVYPEEEILEEYNEDDQELYPETHLPPPAPPRQFTCPQGRKSFTRCSFHPNLQLANMVQIIRQMCPTPYRGSWGNDEGICSKHQEALKLFCEVDKEAICVVCQESRSHKQHSVVPLEEVVQEYKVQLLTAVSQVRLFKLAPRYSCGYTWDLIFTQTCYTSEILTSSCTMTLALSLLVQSNTLQLYLPFSFMEIAVPVTPNFFPSQFNRHLLALITIPLSLDLMSSCDFKNWSTL; encoded by the exons ATGGCTGGCTATGCCACTACTCCTAACCCCGTGCAGACCCTTCAGGAGGAGGCTGTTTGTGCCATCTGTCTGGATTACTTCAAGGATCCTGTGTCCATAGGCTGCGGGCACAACTTCTGCCGAGGGTGTGTGACCCAACTGTGGggcaaggaagaggaggaagacagggaagaggaggaagatgaatGGGAGGAGGACGAGGACGCCGATGTGGAGGGGGCCATCAGTGGGTGGGACAACTCTATTCGAGAGGTTTTGTACCAGGGCAATGCTGATGAGGAGGTGTTCCAGGACCAAGAAGATGATGAACTCTGGGTTGGTGACGGTGGCGTCAGGAATTGGGACAACATGGACTATGCGTGGgaccaggaggaagaagaggaggaagactgGGACTGTTACCTGGGAGGCTTGAGACACGACCTGAGAATTGACGTCTACCCAGAAGAGGAGATACTGGAAGAATACAATGAGGACGACCAAGAGCTGTATCCTGAGACCCACCTGCCTCCTCCGGCCCCTCCACGTCAGTTCACCTGCCCCCAGGGCCGAAAGAGCTTTACACGTTGCAGCTTTCATCCCAACTTGCAGCTGGCCAACATGGTCCAGATAATTCGCCAAATGTGC CCCACTCCTTATCGAGGAAGCTGGGGGAATGATGAGGGCATCTGCTCCAAACACCAGGAAGCCCTGAAGCTCTTCTGTGAGGTGGACAAAGAGGCCATCTGTGTGGTGTGCCAGGAATCCAGGAGCCACAAACAGCACAGCGTGGTGCCATTGGAGGAGGTGGTGCAGGAGTACAAG GTTCAGCTGTTGACTGCTGTATCACAAGTCAGACTGTTTAAACTTGCTCCTCGCTACTCCTGTGGCTATACCTGGGACCTCATCTTTACACAGACTTGCTACACATCTGAAATCCTCACCTCCAGTTGCACTATGACCTTAGCTCTTAGCCTTCTAGTGCAGTCAAACACACTCCAATTATACCTGCCCTTTAGTTTTATGGAGATAGCAGTTCCAGTGACTCctaattttttcccttcccaaTTTAATAGACACTTGCTAGCCTTAATTACTATCCCACTGAGTCTGGACCTCATGAGTAGTTGTGACTTTAAGAACTGGTCCACACTGTAG
- the LOC100466374 gene encoding H-2 class I histocompatibility antigen, Q10 alpha chain isoform X3 produces MLLLLQLLGLVPERAAGTHSLHYHYLAVSEPGPGLPQFLAVGYVDDQPFIHYDSCVDRAKPQAPWMATVDAQYWETETQKQRTWAKVQQVETWTVMGYHNRSSALRDPTPQPMQTAAFSPACTGMHSTQRMFGCEIREDGRTSSFWQFGFDGQDHVSLDLETLSWVSAKPAAVRTKRWWETERCYAEYDKAYLEGLCLISLHRYLELGGWSLTRKEPPTVQVTRHTAQDGGITLKCWARGFYPRDISLSWWLGEEELVLETEYVETRPSGDGTYQTWAAVRVPARKEDWYTCHVQHSGLNHTLTVAWEAPSRQWKTSAVVVSTIFTITFLLMAGVRIFIKQYSQARNKESCKQAPGGEDPQNSQSPATVEATQLFC; encoded by the exons GGACGCACTCTCTCCACTACCACTACCTGGCCGTGTCAGAGCCAGGCCCGGGCCTTCCCCAGTTTCTGGCCGTAGGCTACGTGGACGACCAGCCCTTCATCCATTACGACAGTTGTGTGGACAGGGCCAAGCCCCAGGCCCCATGGATGGCAACCGTGGACGCCCAGTACTGGGAGACAGAGACCCAGAAGCAGAGGACCTGGGCAAAGGTGCAGCAGGTGGAGACGTGGACCGTGATGGGCTACCACAACCGCAGCAGTG CTCTCAGGGATCCGACTCCACAGCCCATGCAAACGGCAGCCTTCTCGCCCGCGTGCACAGGCATGCACAGCACTCAGCGGATGTTCGGCTGTGAGATCCGGGAGGACGGCCGTACCAGCAGCTTCTGGCAGTTTGGCTTTGATGGGCAGGACCACGTGTCACTGGACCTGGAGACTCTGAGCTGGGTGTCAGCCAAACCTGCGGCCGTACGGACCAAGCGCTGGTGGGAGACAGAGCGCTGCTATGCTGAGTATGACAAGGCCTACCTGGAAGGCCTCTGCCTCATTTCCCTGCACAGGTACCTGGAGCTGGGAGGCTGGAGCCTCACTCGGAAAG AGCCGCCCACAGTGCAGGTGACAAGACACACAGCCCAGGATGGAGGCATCACCCTGAAATGTTGGGCCCGGGGCTTCTACCCACGGGATATCTCATTGAGCTGGTGGCTGGGTGAGGAGGAGCTGGTTCTAGAGACTGAGTACGTGGAGACACGCCCCAGTGGAGATGGCACCTACCAGACATGGGCGGCCGTGCGGGTGCCGGCCAGGAAGGAGGACTGGTACACTTGCCACGTGCAGCACTCTGGCCTGAACCATACGCTCACTGTGGCCTGGG AAGCACCCTCTCGTCAGTGGAAAACCAGTGCTGTGGTTGTCTCCACTATCTTCACCATCACTTTCTTGCTGATGGCTGGAGTGCGGATCTTCATCAAGCAGTACTCTCAAG ccAGGAATAAGGAATCTTGCAAACAAGCCCCAG GTGGAGAGGACCCTCAGAATTCCCAAAGCCCAGCGACAGTGGAGGCCACTCAGCTGTTCTGCTGA
- the LOC100466374 gene encoding H-2 class I histocompatibility antigen, Q10 alpha chain isoform X4, translating into MAELANLKLGNKPWPGGTHSLHYHYLAVSEPGPGLPQFLAVGYVDDQPFIHYDSCVDRAKPQAPWMATVDAQYWETETQKQRTWAKVQQVETWTVMGYHNRSSALRDPTPQPMQTAAFSPACTGMHSTQRMFGCEIREDGRTSSFWQFGFDGQDHVSLDLETLSWVSAKPAAVRTKRWWETERCYAEYDKAYLEGLCLISLHRYLELGGWSLTRKEPPTVQVTRHTAQDGGITLKCWARGFYPRDISLSWWLGEEELVLETEYVETRPSGDGTYQTWAAVRVPARKEDWYTCHVQHSGLNHTLTVAWEAPSRQWKTSAVVVSTIFTITFLLMAGVRIFIKQYSQARNKESCKQAPGGEDPQNSQSPATVEATQLFC; encoded by the exons GGACGCACTCTCTCCACTACCACTACCTGGCCGTGTCAGAGCCAGGCCCGGGCCTTCCCCAGTTTCTGGCCGTAGGCTACGTGGACGACCAGCCCTTCATCCATTACGACAGTTGTGTGGACAGGGCCAAGCCCCAGGCCCCATGGATGGCAACCGTGGACGCCCAGTACTGGGAGACAGAGACCCAGAAGCAGAGGACCTGGGCAAAGGTGCAGCAGGTGGAGACGTGGACCGTGATGGGCTACCACAACCGCAGCAGTG CTCTCAGGGATCCGACTCCACAGCCCATGCAAACGGCAGCCTTCTCGCCCGCGTGCACAGGCATGCACAGCACTCAGCGGATGTTCGGCTGTGAGATCCGGGAGGACGGCCGTACCAGCAGCTTCTGGCAGTTTGGCTTTGATGGGCAGGACCACGTGTCACTGGACCTGGAGACTCTGAGCTGGGTGTCAGCCAAACCTGCGGCCGTACGGACCAAGCGCTGGTGGGAGACAGAGCGCTGCTATGCTGAGTATGACAAGGCCTACCTGGAAGGCCTCTGCCTCATTTCCCTGCACAGGTACCTGGAGCTGGGAGGCTGGAGCCTCACTCGGAAAG AGCCGCCCACAGTGCAGGTGACAAGACACACAGCCCAGGATGGAGGCATCACCCTGAAATGTTGGGCCCGGGGCTTCTACCCACGGGATATCTCATTGAGCTGGTGGCTGGGTGAGGAGGAGCTGGTTCTAGAGACTGAGTACGTGGAGACACGCCCCAGTGGAGATGGCACCTACCAGACATGGGCGGCCGTGCGGGTGCCGGCCAGGAAGGAGGACTGGTACACTTGCCACGTGCAGCACTCTGGCCTGAACCATACGCTCACTGTGGCCTGGG AAGCACCCTCTCGTCAGTGGAAAACCAGTGCTGTGGTTGTCTCCACTATCTTCACCATCACTTTCTTGCTGATGGCTGGAGTGCGGATCTTCATCAAGCAGTACTCTCAAG ccAGGAATAAGGAATCTTGCAAACAAGCCCCAG GTGGAGAGGACCCTCAGAATTCCCAAAGCCCAGCGACAGTGGAGGCCACTCAGCTGTTCTGCTGA